In Candidatus Cloacimonadota bacterium, a genomic segment contains:
- a CDS encoding energy transducer TonB, which yields MKNIIFSLMIILIIISSFGCSSTKTYKRKAEQSSLTPLIPTEIYSETEFGKTPKDFKYTEPPVIERQFPPEYPEEAKAKGWEGKVLLNVEILDNGQIGMIEIIESSGYPILDESAVKAAKTWKLSPAKNGNETVGVWVEFPIEFKID from the coding sequence ATGAAAAATATAATATTCAGTCTTATGATCATCCTGATCATAATTTCGAGTTTCGGTTGCTCATCAACGAAAACCTATAAAAGAAAAGCTGAGCAATCCTCTCTAACACCATTGATTCCAACTGAAATTTATTCCGAAACAGAATTCGGAAAAACACCTAAAGATTTCAAATACACCGAACCACCGGTAATCGAAAGACAATTTCCGCCCGAATATCCGGAAGAAGCAAAAGCAAAAGGTTGGGAAGGAAAAGTCCTGCTTAATGTTGAAATCCTCGATAATGGTCAGATTGGAATGATCGAAATTATTGAATCTTCAGGTTATCCGATCCTCGATGAAAGTGCTGTTAAAGCTGCGAAGACCTGGAAACTCTCTCCGGCAAAAAATGGTAATGAAACAGTTGGTGTCTGGGTGGAATTTCCGATTGAGTTTAAGATTGACTAA